AGACTTTAGCCATAATAAATATGGATTCTTTTTTCGGAACGATATACATAAGAATATCTCCTGGCTTTACAACCTCTCCCTTAGAGTAAACCTTTAGGCCAATAACCTGTCCAGAACAGGGAGCTTTTATTACGGTCTTTCTTACTCTTTCTGTTGCATATTTTAGTTTAGGTCTAATTTCATCAAGTTTTGAAAGGACTTCCTCAAGCTCTTGAGTAACCTTGCTTTTATAACTTTTTAACTGTAGAGAGATTTGCTTCTTATACTCTGAAACCTGAGCGTTAAGCTGTTTTATTTGAGTTTTTATATCCTCAATCTCAGATATTACTCTATCCCTATCCCTTTCAAGGTCAAGAAGTCTATAATTGTTAACAAGACCTTTTTCAACTAAATACCTCTGTTCTTCAATTTCATTCCTATAACTATTTAAAAGATTTATCTTTACATATAGTATCTCATTAAGGCCTTTAATTCTAGCTTCGGTTTGAGCTATCTTCTCTTTTAGGACTGATATCTGTTGATTCAGTTCATCTCTTCTCTTTTTAAAGAGTTCTTCCTGTACCTTTCTTACTTTTTCCTTAAGCTTACTATCTTTGAGATTCAAAAACTCTTTACTAAACAAGATTTTGCTTAAACCCTTTTTTTCAGATATTAACCTGTCCCTTTTCCCCAGCAAGTTATAATACTCAGCGTTTAAAACACTGTAATTCGTTCTCTGTTCAAGTTTTTCAAGTTCAATTAAAGGTTCCCCTTCTTCTACGAAATCTCCTTCCTTAACAAAAACTCTACTTACGTTTCCCCATTCTTTGTACTGAACAGGCTTTTTAAAAGTCTCAATAACAACTTTACCAGGAGCTATTACGTAGGTTTCAATCTTTGAAAAGAATCCCCACACGACAACAACGGTAAAGGCAATACCGATAGTAAATAACCCCAAAAGTATGTACTTATTCTCTCCAAAGTCCTTTCTTTCTCTCAATTGATGTTCCCCTTTGGAGCTCTCAACATCTCAAGAATCTTCCTTGCATCTCCATAGGCTGCAAGTTTGCCATCCTTCAAGAAAGCTATCTTATCGGCTATATCAAGGATGTTAACTTTATGGGAAACAACAATCGTTGTAACTTTCCTTTTCTTTAACTCCCAAAGAGCGTTCATAAGTGCCCTTTCTCCTGCATCATCAAGATTTGAGTTAGGTTCATCAAGAACAACTATTCTCGGATTTCCGTAAAGGGCCCTTGCAAGCCCAATCCTCTGCCTTTGGCCCCCTGAGAGGGTGATTCCTCCAGGCCCAATGTAAGTATTGTATCCTTCGGGAAGTTTAAGAATCATTTCATGGGCTCCTGCGAGGATTGAGGCTTCAAGGACTTTATCCGGATCTACCTTCTCAAACCTTGCTATATTCTCAGCAACAGTTCCTTCAAAAAGTTCAATATCCTGAGGGAGATAGCCTACAAATTTCCCCAAGTACTCCCTATCCCACTGTTTTATATCTGCTCCGTCTATTAGAACTTCTCCACTAACAGGAGGCCATATCCCTAGAATTGTTCTCACTAGAGAACTCTTACCTGCTCCACTTGGTCCTATAACCGCAACGAGCTCTCCCGGATTGATCCTAAAAGTTACGTTCGTTAAAACAGGCTCTTTTGAATCTGGAGGAATTACGACAACGTGAGCTAATGTTATTTCCCCTTTCGGCTCAGGAAGTTTCATTACCTCTTTCTTTTCCTCAAACTCACTCAAGAGCTGATTTAACCTCTTATAAGCAAGCCTTGCTGAAGAAAAGTTCCTCCAGGTATTTACGAGCATATCCACCGGCGCAAGGACTCTTCCAAGAAGAATTGCACCTGCAACGATCATTCCTCCCGTAATCTGAAGGTTTATAGCAAGGTAACCGCCGAGTCCGTAAATTAGAGATTGGAACATTATCCTTAAGGTCCTAGTTAAGTTACTCCAAGTTCCAGCCTTATCGTTTGCTTCCTGAAGGGCCTTTAAGTGCCTATCGTGAATTTCCCTCCATTTTCTGTATATCCTCCCCCTCATTCCCATTGATTCAACAACTTCAACGTTCTGCAGGACGTGGTTCATAAACCTGTTACTTCTTATCTGAAGGTCATTTACCCGTTTTAAACTCTCCTTAGTTGTTAATTCGTTTAATAGCGTAATAAAGGAAACAACAGCCATTACTCCAAGAGCCCAGTACCCGTAGTAGGGGTGAAACACAAACATAACTGCCAGGTATACCGGAACCCAAGGAATATCAAAGAAAGCCAAGATTGTCGGACCGGTTAAAAACTGCTTAATCTGATTGAAGTCGTTTATAGGTTGAGCTGTAGCCTTTGTCGGGTGTTTTAGGGCAAAGTCCAGAGTAGCATTGATAATCTTTTTATCGTAAAAAGAATCAAGTTTACTGTTTACCCGTACTAAGATTCTTGACCTTATTAACTGTAAAATTCCCCAAATTCCGTAAAGGAAAACAATAATAGCAGTTATAAAGATTAAAGACTCAACGCTCCTGCTTGGAACAACTATGTCGTAAACTGCAAGCATGTAAATAGCAGGCAGAAGCATCAGCACATTGATAAATAGACTAAGGAAAGCAGTAAAAATAAAAGAGCGCCTTGAGAGTTTCAGAAATTCTCTTAATATATTTACTTGTTCTTCCTTATTGTTTCCTTTTAAACGGATTATTTTCAACTTTTAACCTTTTATTCAAAACTTATTTTCTCGCTGGAATCCCCTTTTTCCAGCTTTGAAAGAATAGCCTGAAGTTGCTGGAAGTAAAAATTCTTTGCTGCTAAATTAACTTTTATTTGGTTTTGCAATCTTAGTAGTTCATTATCAACAAATTTAATTGAATTGATTAAATCAACAGCTTCCTTCGGAAGCTTTTCAATTTCGTACTTCTTTCCGTTAATAATAACTTCGGCCATCCTCGAATCCTCCTTGCTAAAAATTCTAACTAATTCTAAAATCACTGATAGAATATGTCAAGCTAAATACCAAGTATTCTGGTCTGGGAGGAATAGTAGTGAAAGCCCTTATTGCCGGATACGATCTTGAACTTAAATTTCAACGGGGAATAGGATACTTTTCACGATCGTTGGTTACTGCCCTTTACGAACTTGGCTACGAAGTCCACCTTTTAACCTCAGCCAAATACGATAAAAACAGAACTATCTATACTCTTAATGTTCTTAAAAAGCTTACAGGAACACTTCAAGAAAGTTTTAAGAGGAAATTACTACCTTTTAAAGTTCTTGAGATAATACTAAAACAAAAGTGGATAGGAGATTTTATTCCTTTTAACCCAAATATGTACGATTTTGATTTTGATATAAACCTTACCCATTTTAAGTTCGTTAAAGGATTTGTAAATATACCGCACTTTTACGATTATACACACATCAACGATTACCTCCCATTTAATAGATCTTTAAAACTAACCCTCCCTACCGACTATTCACTTTTTATATCCATTTCTCCGATGAACGTTGTAGCTCCTTACCCTACAGTACAGGTTATCCATGACTTGATACCTTTAAAGTCAACCTTTATTCCTGATAATCCCAAAATTTTCCTCAAAAGGCTCAAAACCGCACTTGAAAAATCAAAATTAGTCCTGTGTGTAAGTGAATTTTCCCGCCGAGAATGCCTTGAGGTATTCCCTGAATATGAAGAAAAACTTGTTACCATCTATCAGCCTGCACCCATCTACGAAGAAGAGAAAAAACTTGCGCTCAATGAAGACGTACAAAACTCCTTACTCCAAATACTCAATTTGAAAAAAGGAAGCTTTTTATTCTACGTCGGCGTTCTTGAAAAGAGAAAAAACATTAAACGCTTAATTGAAGCGTTCCTTTCAGTATACAACAAAATCAAAATTCCTCTGGTCCTGGCTGGACCTCTAGGATTTGGAAGCGACGAATTCAAGCAGTATCTTGAGAACAAAAAGTACAAGAATAAAGTAATCTACCTCGGATACGTAGGTAACATTGAAAAACTGGTACTTATGAAAACTTCAAGGGCTTTTGTTTTCCCTTCCCTTAAAGAAGGTTTCGGGCTTCCAGTTTTAGAGGCAATGGCCCTCGGCACTCCGGTTCTAACTTCAAGCGTTTCATCACTACCCGAAGTCTGCGGAAGTGCTGCACTTTACGTAAATCCTCTCAAAGTTTCAGAAATTGCTGAGGGTCTAGTTGAAATAACAACTAACGAGACTCTCAACTCAAAACTTTCTCTTGCAGGAATGGAAAGAGCTAAAATGTTTTCTTTTAAAAACTTTAAAGAAAAATTAATAAAAGCTATTCAGAGCGTATAGGAACATAATGAGAACTAAAACTTCTACCTCTTTAGAGGAAGAAAGAAAGTTTATTCTCTTGACTAAGATGGCCTTCTTTCTATGCGCAAGTTTTGAGGTTGAATGCCCCCAAATTTTGGACAGCCTGAACACATAAAATTGAACGCAAGGGGGCAGAGATGAAGAAGAGATTTACCATCGACCAGATTGTCCGCATCCTTGCAGAAGCAGAACTACCCGGTTCATCTGTCTAGAAAGTAGCAAGAAAATATGGCATATCCCCCAATACCATCTACAGCTGGAGAAGCAAACACAAAGGACTTTCGGCATCAGAAGCCAAGCGGCTTAAAGTATTGGAAGAAGAAAACGCAAGGCTCAAAAGACTCTTAGCTGAAAACGAATTGAAAATTCAGGCTCTCACAGAGATCATTAAAAAAAACCTCTAACCAAGGAAGGGCTTAAAGACATAGTAAAGGAACTCAAGCGGCTTGGAGTACCAGTTACAGTTGCCTGCAAAAGACTGGGAATTAGCCGCTTCACTTACTACTACTGTAGTAAGGACAAAAGCGAAGACCTCAAAGAAGCCATCATGGAGATAGCTTACAAACATCCCAGTTTCGGTTACAGGAGGATTAGAGCCGTTTTAAGACATCAAGGATTCAAGGTAAATCACAAAAAGGTGTATAGGCTTTACAGAGAACTGAACCTTCAAAAGTCGGTAAAAAGGAAGGGATACAGGAAGAGAGCTTTTTACCGACAACCTCCTGTGGCCGAGTACCCCAATCACGTATGGAGCCTGGACATAATAGAAGACAGGACAGAAAAGGAAATTAGAATCAGGATACTTAACGTCATAGACGTTTACTCCCGTTATGTCTTCATTCCTCTGGTAGACAGGAGCATTCAAACACCTTGAAAAACTTATTTCCATCCACAGAGCACCAAAAGTAATTATCAGAGATGACGGTAGCGAATTTAGGTCAGAGGAGTTTAGAAAAGTTGTTAAAAAGTACAGAATAGAGGAGATAGTGATACCTGCTGGAGAGTCTTTCAAGAACGGTTATGTAGAGAGTTTTCACAGTCATCTCAGGGAAGAACTTCTTTCTTTTGAGTTTTTTGAAGATATTGAAGATGCCCGGAGGAAAGTAGTTGAGTGGGTTGAGTGATACAACTATGAAAGGCCTCATTCTTCACTCGTTTATTTATCACCGTCAAAGGTGTTCTATGGAAAGGAGAGAGGTTTATATTTTTGGGTGTTCAAAAAAATGGGGGCATATCATTCATGTGTCCACCCTTCTTTAGGTTTAAGGTTTGAAATTTTTACACACTTGGGTGGACACTCCCTTCTCACATAGCCTAACTATTTGTTTTAGCTAAGTTTATCCTTTTCAATCTGGGAGTTTTATTCTTTATTTGGATGATTTTTCAAACACTCTCCGTATATTAGAAATACTTTGTCGTCTCATGTCCCTACAACGTCGTACTCCTCTCTCTCTTACCCTCTCTCCTCTTTTTTACGTTCACCATTAGGTCTTCAACTATATCTCCTACTATAGTTCCATTTTGTTGGCAAGTTCTCCCCACTGTTTGTTCATACGTTTTACTTCGTTTTTCATCTCGTCTTTGAAAATCTTCTCTCATTCGATGAACACCTTACAAGCCATGGTACATCCAAAACCCAAAAGGTAAAAGATAGAATTGAACTTTTCTATAACAGGATTGAAAAATACCAAGATATTTATTATTGAGACTTCTAAAGCAACTCCAAAGAAAATCTTAAATCACTTTTAGCCATTCTGCAGAATTAACACCTAAACTCCAAAAAAAAAAACGGGCAGGAAGCTCCTGCCCATCAACTAATTCAATTCAGTAAAACCTTCAACTACATTTAAACAAGAGTAATATATCCGCTTACCAAAGATGCTTGATCAATGCTCGAACAGTCAGAAATTCCATCTAAAGTTCCTATCAAATTAAGCTCATTAGAGTCAATATCTCCCCCCGCATCCTGATCTCCATTGAAGTAATAAACCCGAGTATCCGTTCCGTTATCAATAAGAATTATAGTTTTATCATCGTTATCATAATTACCATCTGCGTTTGCATCAGTAACTGTAATTGCATTATCAATTTTAGTAACCACATCTGACCAATCAGCTGCTGCATTATCTGTTACACAGATCACTTCATAAGCCTCTGCTGCTTTCGTAGATCCCTGAGCAGCAGTAGTAATATCAATTCCACTTGATGTATTACCATGTACTACAAAGTTCGTATTGTCAAAGAGCAGCTTATCCG
This genomic stretch from Thermovibrio guaymasensis harbors:
- a CDS encoding HlyD family type I secretion periplasmic adaptor subunit — encoded protein: MRERKDFGENKYILLGLFTIGIAFTVVVVWGFFSKIETYVIAPGKVVIETFKKPVQYKEWGNVSRVFVKEGDFVEEGEPLIELEKLEQRTNYSVLNAEYYNLLGKRDRLISEKKGLSKILFSKEFLNLKDSKLKEKVRKVQEELFKKRRDELNQQISVLKEKIAQTEARIKGLNEILYVKINLLNSYRNEIEEQRYLVEKGLVNNYRLLDLERDRDRVISEIEDIKTQIKQLNAQVSEYKKQISLQLKSYKSKVTQELEEVLSKLDEIRPKLKYATERVRKTVIKAPCSGQVIGLKVYSKGEVVKPGDILMYIVPKKESIFIMAKVFPKDRDKVHVGQMVDLQFPSFLSIAATSVEGKVSYISDDTLPDEKDRRLEYYEAHIVLTEKGKKQLRDNGFILVPGMPAVAYIKAERLSPIEYLIQPLIILIKSAFRAS
- a CDS encoding type I secretion system permease/ATPase, which produces MKIIRLKGNNKEEQVNILREFLKLSRRSFIFTAFLSLFINVLMLLPAIYMLAVYDIVVPSRSVESLIFITAIIVFLYGIWGILQLIRSRILVRVNSKLDSFYDKKIINATLDFALKHPTKATAQPINDFNQIKQFLTGPTILAFFDIPWVPVYLAVMFVFHPYYGYWALGVMAVVSFITLLNELTTKESLKRVNDLQIRSNRFMNHVLQNVEVVESMGMRGRIYRKWREIHDRHLKALQEANDKAGTWSNLTRTLRIMFQSLIYGLGGYLAINLQITGGMIVAGAILLGRVLAPVDMLVNTWRNFSSARLAYKRLNQLLSEFEEKKEVMKLPEPKGEITLAHVVVIPPDSKEPVLTNVTFRINPGELVAVIGPSGAGKSSLVRTILGIWPPVSGEVLIDGADIKQWDREYLGKFVGYLPQDIELFEGTVAENIARFEKVDPDKVLEASILAGAHEMILKLPEGYNTYIGPGGITLSGGQRQRIGLARALYGNPRIVVLDEPNSNLDDAGERALMNALWELKKRKVTTIVVSHKVNILDIADKIAFLKDGKLAAYGDARKILEMLRAPKGNIN
- a CDS encoding DUF6447 family protein translates to MAEVIINGKKYEIEKLPKEAVDLINSIKFVDNELLRLQNQIKVNLAAKNFYFQQLQAILSKLEKGDSSEKISFE
- a CDS encoding glycosyltransferase family 4 protein → MKALIAGYDLELKFQRGIGYFSRSLVTALYELGYEVHLLTSAKYDKNRTIYTLNVLKKLTGTLQESFKRKLLPFKVLEIILKQKWIGDFIPFNPNMYDFDFDINLTHFKFVKGFVNIPHFYDYTHINDYLPFNRSLKLTLPTDYSLFISISPMNVVAPYPTVQVIHDLIPLKSTFIPDNPKIFLKRLKTALEKSKLVLCVSEFSRRECLEVFPEYEEKLVTIYQPAPIYEEEKKLALNEDVQNSLLQILNLKKGSFLFYVGVLEKRKNIKRLIEAFLSVYNKIKIPLVLAGPLGFGSDEFKQYLENKKYKNKVIYLGYVGNIEKLVLMKTSRAFVFPSLKEGFGLPVLEAMALGTPVLTSSVSSLPEVCGSAALYVNPLKVSEIAEGLVEITTNETLNSKLSLAGMERAKMFSFKNFKEKLIKAIQSV
- a CDS encoding IS3 family transposase — its product is MSRFTYYYCSKDKSEDLKEAIMEIAYKHPSFGYRRIRAVLRHQGFKVNHKKVYRLYRELNLQKSVKRKGYRKRAFYRQPPVAEYPNHVWSLDIIEDRTEKEIRIRILNVIDVYSRYVFIPLVDRSIQTP
- a CDS encoding integrase core domain-containing protein; the protein is MVIPAGESFKNGYVESFHSHLREELLSFEFFEDIEDARRKVVEWVE